In Helianthus annuus cultivar XRQ/B chromosome 3, HanXRQr2.0-SUNRISE, whole genome shotgun sequence, a single window of DNA contains:
- the LOC110931887 gene encoding neural Wiskott-Aldrich syndrome protein-like gives MFFFHSISSSTIHHQHHNPPPSLPPTTTTTNAIVASNRNSSTPPPPPRQPPPPPPPTRHHCHPPPLPPATATNANRRRHPPPPSMPPPHQPPPPSPLAAASASSHPPSHHHPPSPPPSTTAAATHNHYH, from the coding sequence atgttttttttccattccatctcATCTAGCACCATTCATCACCAACACCACAATCCACCACCTTCGCTaccacctaccaccaccaccaccaacgcAATCGTCGCCTCCAACCGCAACTCGTCAACGCCTCCACCGCCACCCcgacaaccaccaccaccgccgccacccacccgCCACCATTGCCACCCGCCACCATTGCCACCCGCCACCGCCACCAATGCCaatcgccgccgccacccaccaccaccgtcgatGCCACCACCACACCAACCACCGCCGCCATCGCCACTCGCCGCTGCCTCTGCCTCTTCGCACCCCCCCAGTCACCACCACCCGCCATCGCCGCCGCCatccaccaccgccgccgccacccacaatcactaccattGA
- the LOC110929456 gene encoding mitogen-activated protein kinase kinase kinase 18: MRWTRGHVLGRGSSATVSAATSTTGDVFAVKSAVVSQSETLQREQQFLSILNSPFIVAYKGCDITKENKKFMYNLMMQYMPGGTVVDAINNQDCSRLNEVQISSYTRQVLQGLVYIHSNSIVHCDIKGANLLVDESGVKIADFGCAKWANEDAPIRGTPMFMAPEVARGEEQGFPADVWALGCTVIEMATGCSPWLNVTDPVSVLYKIAYSGESPDIPGVLSNEAKDFISKCLIQDPKARWGATQLLKHPFIEQLNCNIDQDLWTESPTGILDQYVWNSIGESQSVGTDSIQPMCSSFSLRQRIEQLEGNSDMGNWRWKMEEEINWMTIRSNGSGGAVADD, from the coding sequence ATGAGGTGGACCAGAGGCCATGTTCTCGGCCGTGGTTCCTCTGCCACCGTGTCCGCCGCCACATCCACCACCGGAGACGTTTTCGCTGTCAAATCCGCCGTCGTATCACAGTCGGAGACTTTGCAAAGGGAGCAACAGTTTTTGTCCATTTTAAATAGTCCTTTTATAGTGGCCTATAAAGGGTGTGACATTActaaagaaaataaaaagttCATGTACAACTTAATGATGCAATACATGCCGGGTGGTACAGTTGTCGACGCGATAAACAATCAAGATTGTTCGCGATTAAACGAGGTGCAAATATCAAGCTACACTAGGCAAGTTTTACAAGGTTTAGTGTACATTCATTCAAATAGTATAGTGCATTGTGATATCAAGGGGGCAAATTTATTAGTTGATGAAAGTGGTGTCAAAATCGCGGATTTTGGTTGCGCGAAGTGGGCGAATGAGGACGCGCCTATTCGTGGGACGCCAATGTTCATGGCACCCGAAGTAGCACGAGGCGAAGAACAAGGGTTTCCTGCTGACGTTTGGGCACTCGGGTGCACGGTTATCGAGATGGCAACGGGCTGTTCACCGTGGTTAAACGTAACCGACCCGGTATCCGTTCTTTACAAGATTGCGTATTCGGGAGAATCACCGGATATCCCGGGTGTTTTATCAAACGAAGCTAAGGATTTCATCAGCAAGTGTTTGATCCAGGACCCGAAAGCGAGGTGGGGCGCTACGCAGCTTCTAAAACACCCGTTTATCGAACAATTGAACTGCAACATTGATCAAGATTTGTGGACAGAATCGCCAACGGGAATACTTGATCAATATGTTTGGAACTCAATTGGAGAATCACAATCAGTGGGTACTGATTCGATCCAGCCAATGTGTTCATCGTTTTCTTTGAGGCAAAGGATCGAACAGTTGGAGGGCAACTCAGATATGGGAAATTGGAGGTGGAAAATGGAGGAGGAGATCAATTGGATGACAATTAGAAGCAATGGGAGTGGTGGGGCGGTGGCAGATGATTGA